The Prosthecobacter dejongeii genome contains a region encoding:
- a CDS encoding Wadjet anti-phage system protein JetA family protein — MPADQLSQRLFASVSADFFRPLVRPSAPVYVDGADRLIQEAGEAGRLPQTDALAILREVLSQNPQVALQEDEGGGLQDIRARAGKLYNQLLQVRWIEEQAVSLHERWVVISPSLRPLMRTLRDLAENEVAELKSFADTLRGVCTSLEQRDVLNPYIVPAMEMRGTIHDLLLRMESAILQLHGVEKLVHSFERRQRETESGAETLRLFYHDFHEGQHMVCYDVLRGGGLLPRLQRARSRVRDAADDPLVIQHLADGIAEYRNLEPNEAWELANIQIQRLERQLAGLRLRAEAIDARVASFNRLSVQRYRYQSELRGRRPDMIKRYCEAINTAHRGTKFNDLRIEPDFALATPEVDFFYGIASLARPRRSRSPVALELGQTLSAEDEAADLERLRQRQKFALTPHRAARLVARMIREHGPGIATDGFTLETPDELLDLMAAAAYTHGMDATSGEEQRWHIVSSSRDHSLEPENIPRDAQAGWRVERFAFTRPT; from the coding sequence ATGCCAGCCGACCAACTCAGCCAGCGCCTGTTTGCCAGTGTTTCAGCGGACTTCTTTCGTCCGCTGGTGCGCCCCTCGGCCCCGGTGTATGTGGACGGGGCAGATCGCCTGATTCAGGAGGCTGGGGAAGCGGGTCGCCTGCCACAAACGGATGCCCTAGCCATCCTGCGTGAGGTGCTTTCCCAGAACCCCCAGGTGGCCCTCCAAGAAGACGAGGGTGGAGGCCTGCAAGACATCCGCGCGCGGGCTGGCAAGCTGTACAATCAACTGCTGCAAGTGCGCTGGATCGAGGAGCAAGCCGTGAGCCTCCATGAGCGCTGGGTGGTCATCTCCCCTTCCCTGCGCCCACTGATGCGCACCCTGCGCGACCTCGCCGAAAATGAGGTGGCGGAGCTGAAAAGCTTTGCTGATACCCTGCGCGGCGTCTGCACCTCTCTGGAGCAGCGGGATGTGCTGAACCCCTACATCGTCCCCGCCATGGAAATGCGTGGCACGATCCACGATCTCCTCCTGCGCATGGAAAGCGCCATCCTCCAGCTCCACGGGGTGGAGAAGCTGGTGCACAGCTTTGAGCGGCGGCAGCGGGAAACGGAGTCTGGCGCGGAGACGCTGCGCCTGTTTTACCACGACTTTCATGAAGGCCAGCACATGGTCTGTTACGATGTCCTGCGCGGTGGTGGCCTGCTGCCACGCCTGCAACGAGCCCGCAGCCGCGTGCGCGATGCAGCGGATGATCCCTTGGTGATCCAGCACCTCGCAGATGGCATCGCCGAATACCGCAACCTGGAGCCAAACGAAGCCTGGGAACTGGCCAACATCCAAATTCAGCGGCTGGAGCGCCAACTCGCCGGCCTGCGCCTGAGGGCAGAGGCGATTGATGCCCGCGTGGCCTCCTTTAACCGTCTGTCCGTGCAGCGGTACCGTTACCAGTCGGAGCTACGCGGTCGCCGCCCAGACATGATCAAACGCTACTGTGAGGCGATCAATACCGCCCATCGCGGCACCAAGTTCAATGACCTGCGGATCGAGCCGGACTTTGCCCTGGCCACGCCCGAGGTGGATTTCTTTTACGGCATCGCTTCCCTGGCCCGTCCACGGCGGTCCCGCTCACCTGTAGCACTGGAGCTGGGACAAACGCTTTCGGCTGAAGATGAGGCCGCCGATCTGGAGCGCCTGCGCCAGCGTCAAAAATTCGCTCTGACTCCGCACCGCGCTGCGCGACTGGTCGCCCGAATGATCCGGGAGCACGGCCCGGGCATCGCCACCGACGGTTTTACCCTGGAGACACCGGATGAGTTGCTGGACCTCATGGCCGCTGCGGCCTACACCCACGGCATGGATGCCACCAGTGGGGAAGAGCAGCGCTGGCACATCGTCAGCAGCAGCCGCGATCACAGCCTCGAACCTGAAAACATCCCTCGTGACGCCCAGGCTGGCTGGCGCGTCGAACGTTTTGCCTTTACCCGCCCCACATGA
- a CDS encoding DUF4194 domain-containing protein, translated as MSSLPWPSFWADVPERDRSPIRDVLADLLRYGVILGDEGSGRDSYLLVRDQYPDHIRDYLSPLGLELIIDHEPPLIQARPVPEECQLLAAFTKDETLLVLALWRIYDESRSEQASETVIISANDLWVKWRVFFEHIEPPGITALEELLSRLRRKKLIRFQRAEDSTRPGEAMIEVLPSLSRSIPFDSIEAWLERAKLYEPEQAAAAIVLEESPQP; from the coding sequence ATGAGTTCCCTCCCCTGGCCATCTTTCTGGGCTGACGTCCCTGAACGCGACCGCTCCCCCATCCGCGATGTTCTTGCGGACCTCCTCCGCTACGGCGTCATCCTGGGGGATGAAGGCAGCGGCCGCGATTCCTACCTTTTGGTTAGGGATCAATATCCAGACCACATTCGTGACTACCTTTCCCCCCTCGGTCTGGAGCTCATCATTGACCATGAGCCGCCGCTCATCCAGGCCCGCCCGGTGCCGGAGGAGTGCCAACTCCTGGCCGCCTTCACGAAGGATGAAACCCTCCTGGTCCTGGCCCTGTGGCGCATCTACGATGAATCCCGCAGTGAGCAGGCCAGCGAAACTGTCATCATCAGCGCCAATGACCTGTGGGTGAAATGGCGGGTGTTCTTTGAGCACATCGAGCCCCCAGGCATCACCGCGCTGGAGGAGCTGCTGTCCCGCCTGCGCCGCAAAAAGCTCATCCGCTTTCAGCGCGCGGAGGATAGCACCCGCCCTGGTGAGGCCATGATTGAAGTGCTGCCCAGCCTGTCTCGCAGCATCCCGTTTGACAGCATCGAAGCCTGGCTGGAACGCGCCAAGCTGTATGAGCCGGAACAGGCCGCCGCGGCCATCGTGCTCGAAGAGTCCCCTCAGCCTTAA
- a CDS encoding SbcC/MukB-like Walker B domain-containing protein, with amino-acid sequence MDRPQRITLSRIIAINWYGFRRIIDVNGLALLCGENGTGKSALLDLVQFVLLGSKGTRFNRAATGDGKRPTGRDRDLRGYCLCDTNTKTKDGQPRYLRPSGVTIAALEFEWPLEEGGTEPRRETWGVRVEYEGPTSDARYVWFYTPGRLHWADVIREQDITKPDRQEMLAEDEFRVRVKRDLQGEHFGRLDTYLDEMGAREHLFFDRTQMNKTLPGAIAFQPVENFESFIRENILEPGLPEVKEVRRSLDALREAERRVDTLGDQLGFLQRIRTHHLSFSEARREEALFGHLRAALDHAESEEKFHRADSDLRLLRERHAEDKTNMAVAVKERDEAKARYDEVKLVAGRDDSLRKLNDLRRQRADLMPRIERLHHASRTAHEMLNERALHWDEWLRHGLRVGLNAKLERAELLPQLRNEEAHVGLEALPGLAREYDRISRLGEDWLRPKLEEVEELEKAEDELQRQLVSLSEGRTQATPLLDGLRARGNKAELFARVVEVKPEFEAWWPLLESVLGAHRQTVLVEDDCYLAAWEQFQKNSGTELLANAEELRELKPKAEKGSLAEMLETKHPTAHLLINHLLGQIIAVNSSTKLKMHEHAITQEGLLKQPGVRRHLSAEKELTLGEEGLRRMRKEREEGLERVRGFMNEFRREVHAVRSWLKRGQEYRLGEDSPKASAIELSQLPGLEANERQLEETIQLLATPEQDRQLQEMDELEMRLRGLEQRIGSLSTSVTAFVVNERQMLEQLDLCREEFQSATLSLHESLNSLPRGLAQDEIAAAMKAALEAGGTWQKRKDQSEYGRQYAHDRAERTRRDRNDERRKLAEAHPEYRHDFDAEEEDNARYDARCNDLESHQLSHYRQIAEERRREWEERLQSQVLDVLREKIDEATRTIKELSKILDQDIGRYRYRISQIRDRAQSAMWNLIENGLEGFNPSDELFASSKQEEITKAKEELMAAIDNPEDAKAQRLLDYRFYHRYDMLMIPSGHSEEAAISLQNNARKMSGGENQAPFFVSMLAAFHRVYDLGRKDSRRNLGLVVMDEAFSKLSGDRIDDCLALASNFGLQLLLAFPMDRLGTMIDHADTVIECRVDRKRDGQGRDIHIENWVVPWNKDKLLQALAG; translated from the coding sequence ATGGATCGCCCTCAGCGCATCACTCTCAGCCGCATCATCGCCATCAACTGGTATGGCTTTCGCCGCATCATTGATGTCAACGGCCTCGCCCTGCTCTGTGGTGAAAACGGCACGGGCAAGTCCGCCCTACTGGACTTGGTGCAATTCGTTTTGTTAGGCAGCAAAGGCACCCGATTCAACCGCGCCGCAACAGGCGATGGCAAACGCCCCACGGGACGAGATCGTGATCTGCGCGGCTACTGCCTCTGCGATACGAATACCAAGACCAAAGATGGCCAGCCGCGCTACCTGCGCCCCAGTGGGGTGACCATCGCGGCCCTGGAATTTGAGTGGCCGCTGGAAGAAGGCGGCACCGAGCCCCGCCGCGAAACCTGGGGCGTGCGCGTAGAGTATGAAGGCCCCACTTCGGATGCCCGCTACGTCTGGTTTTACACTCCAGGGCGCTTGCATTGGGCGGATGTGATCCGCGAGCAGGACATCACCAAACCTGATCGCCAGGAAATGCTGGCCGAAGATGAATTTCGCGTGCGTGTGAAGCGTGATCTCCAGGGCGAACACTTTGGCCGTCTGGATACTTACCTGGATGAGATGGGAGCCCGTGAGCACCTGTTCTTTGATCGCACCCAGATGAACAAAACCCTGCCGGGAGCCATCGCTTTCCAGCCGGTGGAAAACTTTGAAAGTTTCATCCGCGAAAACATCCTGGAGCCCGGTCTGCCTGAGGTGAAGGAAGTGCGCCGCAGCCTGGATGCCCTGCGGGAGGCGGAGCGCCGTGTGGACACCCTGGGGGACCAACTCGGCTTTCTCCAGCGCATCCGCACGCACCACCTCAGCTTCAGCGAAGCCCGCCGTGAAGAGGCCCTCTTTGGCCACCTGCGCGCCGCCCTGGACCATGCGGAATCGGAAGAAAAGTTCCATCGGGCCGATAGTGACCTGAGGCTGCTGCGCGAGCGCCATGCAGAGGACAAAACCAACATGGCAGTGGCCGTCAAAGAGCGCGATGAGGCCAAGGCCCGTTATGATGAGGTGAAGCTCGTCGCCGGGCGTGATGACAGCCTGCGGAAGCTCAATGACCTGCGTCGCCAGCGGGCAGATCTGATGCCCCGCATCGAGCGCCTGCACCACGCCTCACGCACCGCGCATGAGATGCTGAATGAGCGCGCGCTGCACTGGGATGAATGGCTGCGCCACGGCCTGCGTGTCGGTTTGAATGCCAAGCTGGAGCGCGCCGAGCTTCTGCCCCAGCTCCGCAATGAAGAGGCCCATGTCGGCCTGGAGGCCCTGCCAGGGCTAGCCCGTGAGTATGACCGCATCAGCCGTCTAGGTGAAGACTGGCTGCGCCCGAAACTGGAAGAAGTGGAGGAGCTGGAAAAGGCCGAGGATGAACTGCAACGCCAGCTCGTGAGCCTAAGCGAAGGGCGCACCCAGGCCACCCCGCTGCTGGACGGTCTGCGCGCCCGGGGTAACAAGGCGGAACTCTTTGCCCGAGTGGTGGAGGTGAAGCCTGAGTTTGAAGCCTGGTGGCCGCTTTTGGAATCCGTACTGGGCGCCCACCGCCAGACCGTGCTGGTGGAAGATGACTGCTACCTTGCGGCCTGGGAACAATTTCAAAAGAACAGTGGCACCGAGCTGCTGGCCAATGCGGAAGAGCTGCGCGAGCTGAAGCCGAAAGCCGAAAAAGGCTCTCTGGCCGAAATGCTGGAGACCAAGCACCCCACAGCCCACCTCCTCATCAATCATTTGTTAGGCCAAATCATCGCCGTCAACAGCTCCACCAAGCTGAAGATGCATGAGCACGCCATCACGCAAGAAGGCTTGCTGAAACAACCCGGGGTGCGCCGCCATCTCAGCGCGGAGAAGGAACTGACCCTGGGTGAGGAAGGCCTGCGCCGCATGCGCAAGGAGCGTGAGGAAGGCCTGGAACGTGTGCGTGGCTTCATGAACGAATTCCGCCGTGAGGTGCATGCTGTGCGTAGCTGGCTGAAGCGCGGCCAAGAGTATCGCCTGGGCGAAGACTCCCCGAAAGCCTCCGCCATCGAGCTTTCCCAACTCCCCGGCCTGGAGGCCAACGAGCGCCAGTTGGAAGAAACCATCCAGCTCCTGGCCACGCCGGAACAGGACCGCCAACTCCAGGAAATGGACGAGCTGGAAATGCGCCTGCGCGGCCTGGAACAGCGCATCGGCAGCCTCAGCACCTCTGTCACCGCTTTTGTCGTGAATGAGCGGCAGATGCTGGAGCAACTGGACCTGTGCCGGGAAGAATTCCAAAGTGCCACCCTGTCCCTGCATGAGAGTCTGAACAGCCTGCCTCGCGGCCTGGCCCAAGATGAAATCGCGGCAGCGATGAAGGCAGCGCTGGAAGCCGGAGGCACCTGGCAAAAGCGCAAAGACCAGTCCGAGTATGGCCGTCAATACGCCCACGACCGTGCCGAGCGCACTCGCCGTGATCGCAATGATGAACGCCGCAAGCTGGCGGAGGCGCACCCTGAATATCGGCATGACTTCGATGCTGAAGAGGAGGACAACGCCCGCTACGATGCCCGCTGCAACGATCTCGAATCGCATCAACTCAGCCACTACCGCCAGATCGCCGAAGAGCGCCGCCGCGAGTGGGAAGAGCGCCTGCAGAGCCAGGTGCTGGATGTGCTGCGGGAAAAGATTGACGAAGCCACACGCACCATCAAGGAACTGAGCAAGATCCTCGATCAAGACATCGGCCGTTATCGTTACCGCATCTCGCAGATCCGCGACCGTGCTCAGTCTGCCATGTGGAATCTCATCGAGAACGGGCTCGAAGGCTTCAACCCCTCCGATGAACTCTTTGCTTCCTCGAAGCAGGAAGAAATCACCAAGGCCAAAGAAGAGCTCATGGCCGCGATTGATAACCCGGAGGATGCCAAAGCGCAGCGCCTGCTGGACTACCGCTTTTATCATCGTTATGACATGCTCATGATCCCCAGCGGTCATAGCGAAGAGGCCGCTATTTCCCTCCAGAACAACGCCCGTAAAATGAGTGGTGGGGAAAATCAGGCCCCCTTCTTTGTCTCCATGCTCGCCGCCTTCCACCGCGTCTATGACCTGGGGCGCAAGGACAGCCGACGGAACCTCGGATTGGTGGTCATGGACGAAGCCTTCTCCAAGCTCAGTGGTGATCGTATTGATGACTGCCTAGCCCTGGCCAGCAACTTCGGCCTCCAGCTCCTCCTCGCCTTCCCCATGGACCGCCTCGGCACCATGATTGACCACGCGGATACCGTCATCGAATGCCGCGTGGACCGCAAACGCGACGGCCAAGGCCGCGACATCCACATCGAAAACTGGGTGGTGCCGTGGAACAAAGACAAACTGCTGCAGGCGCTGGCGGGGTGA
- a CDS encoding Wadjet anti-phage system protein JetD domain-containing protein: protein MPPAWLQTLFEKWRATRGDRLAPAKNPFSTPWPELLEEAGLKRVEDQRAAQRDLEQLHNQGRLKSVTHDYRLYLIQRVQIPIEAEPWLQETFGHRPASDRHAQSLLTVKEFEAKHHPRFPELWQQWCGRIYKTFGQGLNVPPLMWKAPEKMRDMLDLTFRFTSVAWAENTPVRTASIALGLEGGSKELEPRKANLESCFNSLFGRPVTLESCGIQLTEPKVDVAGQITLHSFDEKDIIHALKGVVSLSLTPDIEQATRISTPATRVLLVENKKTTLPQLALKNKAGGTLLIGCSFPNSAVLRLLELLPPDLPVYHFGDTDPAGFLILAKLREQTGRNIQPFLMQHRRGSAAIALTEYDRKILPGLLENPWLEDVRAELESIAFSQDKGLYEQENLGQPDLNEWPFYSVSGLA, encoded by the coding sequence ATGCCACCAGCCTGGCTCCAGACTCTTTTCGAGAAATGGCGTGCCACGCGGGGGGACAGACTGGCTCCAGCCAAGAACCCGTTCTCCACTCCCTGGCCAGAACTTCTAGAGGAAGCGGGCCTCAAGAGGGTCGAGGATCAACGTGCGGCGCAGCGTGATTTGGAACAACTCCACAATCAAGGACGCCTCAAAAGCGTCACTCACGATTACCGTCTTTATTTGATTCAGAGGGTGCAAATTCCAATTGAGGCTGAACCATGGCTCCAAGAAACTTTTGGCCACCGACCAGCCAGTGATCGCCATGCGCAGTCACTACTCACGGTCAAAGAATTTGAAGCCAAGCATCATCCTCGATTCCCTGAACTTTGGCAGCAGTGGTGTGGTCGAATCTATAAAACATTCGGGCAAGGCCTCAATGTCCCACCCCTCATGTGGAAAGCTCCCGAAAAAATGCGGGATATGCTGGACCTGACTTTTCGATTTACCTCGGTTGCTTGGGCAGAGAATACACCCGTCCGCACCGCGAGTATCGCGCTAGGACTTGAAGGAGGAAGCAAAGAATTAGAGCCACGGAAAGCAAACCTCGAATCTTGTTTTAACTCTTTGTTCGGCAGACCTGTCACTTTAGAATCATGCGGCATTCAATTGACCGAGCCTAAAGTGGATGTCGCAGGGCAAATCACTCTGCATTCCTTTGATGAGAAGGACATCATCCATGCCCTGAAAGGAGTGGTCAGCCTGTCTCTAACGCCCGACATAGAACAGGCCACACGCATCTCCACCCCAGCCACTCGAGTCCTCTTGGTGGAAAACAAAAAGACAACGCTTCCCCAACTAGCTTTAAAAAATAAAGCGGGCGGCACCTTGCTTATCGGCTGCAGTTTCCCCAACAGTGCCGTCCTCCGCTTGCTTGAATTGCTGCCACCAGATCTTCCCGTTTATCACTTTGGTGACACAGATCCTGCGGGTTTCCTCATCCTGGCTAAACTACGCGAACAGACAGGACGCAACATTCAACCATTCCTCATGCAGCATCGGCGTGGATCGGCAGCCATTGCGTTGACCGAGTATGATCGTAAAATTTTGCCAGGGCTGCTTGAAAATCCTTGGTTAGAGGATGTCCGAGCTGAGCTGGAATCCATCGCTTTCAGTCAGGACAAAGGGCTTTATGAGCAGGAAAACCTGGGCCAGCCAGATCTCAACGAGTGGCCGTTTTACTCGGTAAGCGGCCTTGCATGA
- a CDS encoding YicC/YloC family endoribonuclease: protein MKSMTGFGRGESRQAAGTAWVVECSSVNRKQLEVSVNLPRDLHDLETQVRNQVAAACSRGRVNVLIRSDAAETSHLPQVDEAVAAKYLENLRALAGKLGISPEISLSEIIRLPGVLAGESTPADPETAWPAIQEALAAALEQLRAMRGTEGLHLREEMETRLLSIEAHAALIAEKAPLVPEHQRQVLHQRLEQAGLPLPLDDERLLKEIALFADRTDISEELSRAASHLKQFRTYLASAEPVGRSLDFLVQEFFREFNTMGSKCNNAEIAHAVVSAKTELEKIREQVQNVE, encoded by the coding sequence ATGAAAAGCATGACAGGATTTGGCCGGGGTGAGTCGCGGCAGGCAGCAGGCACCGCCTGGGTGGTGGAGTGCAGCAGTGTGAACCGGAAACAACTGGAGGTCTCGGTCAATCTCCCACGTGATCTCCATGATCTGGAGACGCAGGTGCGCAATCAAGTAGCGGCGGCTTGCTCACGCGGGCGAGTCAATGTGCTGATCCGCAGCGATGCCGCTGAAACATCTCACCTGCCGCAGGTGGATGAAGCCGTGGCGGCCAAGTATCTGGAGAACCTGCGCGCGCTGGCGGGCAAGCTGGGCATCTCACCCGAGATCAGCCTCAGCGAAATCATCCGCCTGCCGGGCGTGCTGGCGGGGGAATCTACCCCTGCTGATCCGGAAACGGCGTGGCCAGCCATTCAGGAGGCCCTGGCTGCTGCCCTTGAGCAACTACGCGCCATGCGCGGCACGGAAGGCCTGCACCTGCGGGAAGAAATGGAAACACGCCTGCTCAGCATCGAAGCTCATGCAGCGCTCATCGCTGAAAAAGCCCCACTGGTGCCAGAGCATCAACGCCAAGTGCTGCATCAGCGCCTGGAGCAGGCCGGGCTACCGCTGCCACTGGACGATGAGCGCCTGCTCAAGGAGATCGCCCTGTTTGCCGACCGCACGGACATTTCCGAAGAGCTATCCCGCGCGGCCAGTCACCTGAAACAGTTTCGCACTTATCTCGCCTCCGCAGAGCCCGTGGGCCGCAGCCTGGACTTCCTGGTGCAGGAGTTTTTCCGCGAGTTCAACACCATGGGCTCCAAGTGCAACAATGCCGAAATCGCCCACGCCGTGGTCAGTGCGAAGACGGAGTTGGAGAAGATTCGCGAGCAGGTACAAAATGTGGAGTGA
- a CDS encoding TCR/Tet family MFS transporter: protein MSSRRPALGFIFVTLALDILGIGLIVPILPKLIEQYQGGDVTTASTTYGLLHSTYALMQFLFAPLIGSLSDRFGRRPVILISLFGSGLDYLLIAYAPNLTWFVVGRIIAGITGANFAAGTAYIADISPPEKRAANFGLIGAAFGIGFIIGPALGGWLGDYGLKVPFLAAGALTLVNWLYGVFVLPESLAPENKRTFSWAKSNPVGSLMALRRFPSVLGLITTSFLFTLGHQVYPAIWVLYTSYRYGWDTKATGLSLAFVGVMAAIVQGGLARVIVDRLGEVKTALIGLALGTVMYVCYGLATEGWMIYACILVGSLSGVAGPAVQGLMSRSVPDDQQGGLQGSLTSLASVAGIVGPPMCTGLFGYFVSKEAPVHLPGVAFFASAVLTTFALFLAFRALRGVTPHFVPARESSPTPSSH from the coding sequence ATGTCCAGCCGCCGACCTGCCCTTGGTTTTATCTTCGTCACCCTCGCTCTCGATATTCTAGGGATTGGTCTCATCGTGCCCATCTTGCCCAAGTTGATCGAGCAATATCAGGGTGGGGATGTGACGACCGCTTCGACGACGTATGGACTCCTGCATTCCACCTATGCGCTGATGCAGTTTCTCTTCGCACCGTTGATCGGCAGTCTGTCAGACCGGTTTGGCCGGCGGCCGGTGATCCTCATCTCGCTTTTTGGGTCGGGGCTGGACTACTTGCTCATTGCCTACGCGCCGAATTTGACCTGGTTTGTCGTGGGCCGCATCATTGCCGGGATCACAGGGGCCAATTTCGCTGCTGGGACGGCCTACATCGCAGATATCAGTCCGCCGGAGAAACGCGCGGCGAACTTTGGTCTCATCGGTGCCGCTTTTGGCATCGGCTTCATCATCGGGCCTGCGCTGGGCGGTTGGCTGGGGGATTACGGCCTGAAGGTGCCTTTTCTCGCCGCTGGGGCGCTGACCCTAGTGAACTGGCTCTATGGGGTCTTTGTGCTGCCAGAGTCGCTAGCTCCAGAAAATAAACGTACTTTTAGTTGGGCCAAGAGTAATCCGGTTGGTTCTCTCATGGCGCTACGTCGTTTCCCCAGTGTGCTGGGACTCATCACCACCAGCTTTCTCTTTACCCTGGGGCATCAGGTTTATCCGGCGATCTGGGTGCTTTACACGAGTTATCGTTATGGCTGGGATACCAAGGCGACAGGGCTTTCCCTGGCCTTCGTGGGCGTGATGGCGGCGATCGTCCAAGGCGGCCTGGCGCGTGTGATTGTGGACCGTCTGGGGGAGGTGAAAACGGCCCTGATCGGACTGGCCCTGGGAACGGTGATGTATGTCTGCTATGGCCTGGCCACGGAAGGCTGGATGATCTACGCCTGCATCCTGGTGGGCAGTTTATCGGGTGTGGCGGGCCCGGCGGTGCAGGGGCTCATGTCGCGCAGTGTGCCGGATGATCAGCAAGGGGGACTGCAGGGTTCCCTCACCAGCTTGGCCAGTGTGGCGGGCATCGTGGGCCCGCCCATGTGTACGGGTTTATTTGGCTACTTCGTGAGCAAAGAAGCACCCGTGCATCTTCCCGGTGTGGCTTTTTTTGCCAGCGCCGTGCTCACCACTTTCGCCTTGTTCCTGGCTTTCCGCGCGCTGCGTGGCGTCACTCCACATTTTGTACCTGCTCGCGAATCTTCTCCAACTCCGTCTTCGCACTGA